In the genome of Mucilaginibacter sp. 14171R-50, the window AAATTAATCAACAATAGATAACAACACTTCCCCAAATAACAGTCATGAAAAAATTCATCGTAGCAGCAGCATTAGTATTAAGCACAGGCGCATTATCAGCCACAGCATTAACCGTTAACCATAACACCGTTACTTCAAACAAGAAAGACGTAGGCACCGCCGATAACAAAAAAGATGTAGGCACTGCCGATAACAAGAAAGATGTAGGCACTGCCGATAACAAGAAAGACGTAGGCACTGCAGACAATAAAAAAGACGTAGGCACTGCCGATAACAAGAAAGATGTAGGCACTGCCGATAACAAGAAAGACGTAGGCACTGCAGACAATAAAAAAGACGTAGGCACCGCCGATTAATTATACAACAATTACCAATTAAATAATATATAAAACACCTCCACAAATAACGATCATGAAAAAATTAATTATAGCAGCAGCATTAGTATTAAGCACAGGCGCATTATCAGCAGCAACGGTTACCGTTAACCATAACACCGTTACTTCAAACAAAAAAGATGTAGGTACCGCCGATAACAAAAAAGATGTGGGCACCGCAGACAACAAAAAAGACGTAGGCACTGCCGATAACAAGAAAGACGTAGGTACTGCAGACAATAAAAAAGATGTGGGCACGGCCGATTAATTATACAACAATTACCAATTAACAACATATAAACTCCATTAAACAGCAATCATGAAAAAATTAATTATAGCAGCAGCATTAGTATTAAGTACAGGCGCATTGTCAGCAGCAACTTTACCGGTTAATCATGCTACTTTCTCAAACAAAAAAGATGTAGGTACCGCGGACAACAAAAAAGACGTAGGCACGGCAGATAACAAAAAAGACGTGGGCACTGCGGACAATAAAAAAGATGTAGGTACGGCAGATAACAAAAAAGACGTAGGTACGGCCGACTAATTGACAAACACATAGCAATTAACAAACACGCAACACCATCCATTAGATAACGATCATGAAAAAAATAATTATAGCAGCAGCATTAGTGTTAACCTCAGCAGTTACCGCATTTTCGCTTACTACCAAAGCCGATAACAAAACCGAAAGCACCCAAGTAAACACAGATAGTTCCGCAATAAGCGTTGCTACACCATCATCAGCTCCAAAGGCAGATATCGGAACAGCCGATTAATAATCTGCACAGCCTTAGTTAAAAAAAATGCCCCGCTAAATTTAGCGAGGCACATAGTACCATTACTGATATAATCATTATAATGCCGGTTTTGCGGCAGATTTAAACTTAGTACAATTATCAATTTGATAGGTTATTGAATAGGCCGCAGCTTCGTCTGTCACCTGCCGTCCGTCGGCGGTTACCTTAAATGGTTTTTGTAACAGTTGCTGGGCCGATAGTTCAAAATCAACCGCAATTGAATCTTTCATACCTTCCTGCATAAAAGTCCATACGGCTTTTATTTCGTTACCCGATATAGTGCCGTTCAGCATTCCTTTACGTGCATCTTTTTCTTTCGGGATCCATTGCATCTCGCCGGTAACCTTATCACCTTTCGTTGATAAATGAACAGCAGTAGTATCCTGGTTGCTTGTACCCTCGGTACGTAAAAAGCAGTATTCCATATTTTGGGCCGGTGCGTCAAGTTGGCCCGCCTGCATAGTATCTTTTGATATCGCTGCAGTAGTATCGGCATTTTTATTTCCATTGCCCGTGCACGATGCAAGTGCCAGCGCGCATAGGCCAATTACGGTGTATGGTTTCATGTTGAATAGTTTTGGTTGAAAGATAAACGTACAAATACATAAAAAGTTCGGCACCTTATTTATTAGCCGTTTTAAACCTATATTTAAAAACATAAATATGCTTACATTAAACCTGCACCCCTCTCCCGCGTTGTTAACAGCTCGGCTTAAATTAAGGGCTGTTACAACCGCCGATGCCGAAGATCTTTTTAACCTGCGAAGCACTGAAGAGGTTAGAAGATATACGGGTATACCCCGCCCCGCATCTGTATCCGAAGTTGAAGGCTGGATTAAAGCGGTAAACGAGGCGCAGATAAAAAACCAATCCATCCTGTGGGCTATAACCCTGCGCGGATCAGATAGCGTGATAGGTACGATATGCTACTGGCATATGCAGCCCGAGAATTACCGTGCCGAAATTGGGTATATACTTTCACCGTTATACCATCGCAAAGGACTAATGACCGAAGCGCTGACCGCGGTGATACAGTACGGGTTTGAGGTAATAAAGCTGCACTCGATAGAAGCGAACACCAGCCCGGCTAACCTGGCTTCCATAAAAGTGCTCGAAAAAACAGGTTTTGTGCGCGAGGGATACTTTAAAGAGAACCTCTATTCCGACGGTAAATTTCTCGATTCGGCCGTTTATTCGTTAATATGTGCAAAAAAATGACCTTTTGGATAATTTGTTAGTTAAGTATAAATACATATATTGCCTTCATTATTACAAAATATTACCTATTAGGGGCTAAAACTAACTAACAGGTAATAAAACAATACTTAATTAATCGAGTTACAATTAAAAAACTAAAAAAAATTAACATGGCAGCTTCAGGAATCACCGCGTATTCAGTAAAAACAAAAACTA includes:
- a CDS encoding GNAT family N-acetyltransferase, which translates into the protein MLTLNLHPSPALLTARLKLRAVTTADAEDLFNLRSTEEVRRYTGIPRPASVSEVEGWIKAVNEAQIKNQSILWAITLRGSDSVIGTICYWHMQPENYRAEIGYILSPLYHRKGLMTEALTAVIQYGFEVIKLHSIEANTSPANLASIKVLEKTGFVREGYFKENLYSDGKFLDSAVYSLICAKK